The window CTTCTGCGGCCGGACGCTCAGCCGCCCTCCCCTCCCGAGCTTGTTGCGAGCGATCTCAGGGAGGCGCTTGAAGCGCTGGGTGAGATCCAGGGAAAGTTCGACAACGAGCGCATGCTCGACCGCCTCTTCGCGACATTCTGCATCGGAAAGTGATCATCGGCCGGGGGACCGCGTGGCTCGAGCTTCCAGCCCGCAGTCAGCTGCTGACCTCAGGCCAAAGACAGAGGGAAGAAGGCGAAAGTCGGAAGATTCAACGCGAAGACGCGAAGACGCGGAGGAAGCGCGACGGGGAGATTTTTTCAACTGGAGGGGCACGCTCCGTCGTGCCCAGGGATCGCGCGTCGTGAAGCGCCGCCGGAAAGTCTCACGCGGAGCAGCGGTGTTTTCAGGCAAGAACAAAATCAGGGTCTTGAAGGAGATGATTCATCAGGCAGGCCATCTTCCGCATGACGGCGACGAGACAGACCTTGGCTGGTTTGCCGTTGGCGCGAAGTCGCTGGTAGAAGGCGGCGAGAATTGGATTGGAGCGGGATGCCGAGACGGCGGCCATGTACAGGACATGTCGGACGGGTGCGCGCCCGCCGCGTACGTGACGGGGTGCGCAGGTGTGGCCGGAATCGGCCGCGTGGGGTGCGACACCCAGCAAGGCCGAGAGCTGCGCGGATTCGATCTGGCCCAATTCAGGGACGTAGGCCAGAACCGTGGCAGCGAGCACAGGTCCGATGCCCTTGACCTGCTGGAGCCGTTGAGACTTGTGCTTGAGATCGGGATCCTGATCGATGAGTTGGTCGATGAGTTTTTCGACCTTGGCAATCTGCTGAGCGAGAAACTTCTGTTGGGTCGTCAGCAGGTGTCGCAGGGTCGGTCCAGCCAAGGAGAGGCGGGCATTCACCTCCACGAGT of the Opitutaceae bacterium genome contains:
- a CDS encoding IS110 family transposase, with the translated sequence MPANVSPNYVGLDISKDQLDYCLSETAEGRCANTPAGRSELIQRIRSVPNPRVVCEASGGYEKLIVAELLQAGIEVCVVQPGRCRAFAYAEGLLAKTDRIDARMLRRFGEKMNPRLAVPADPASATLREMLEHRRQLTTQLVEVNARLSLAGPTLRHLLTTQQKFLAQQIAKVEKLIDQLIDQDPDLKHKSQRLQQVKGIGPVLAATVLAYVPELGQIESAQLSALLGVAPHAADSGHTCAPRHVRGGRAPVRHVLYMAAVSASRSNPILAAFYQRLRANGKPAKVCLVAVMRKMACLMNHLLQDPDFVLA